A genomic stretch from Dama dama isolate Ldn47 chromosome 10, ASM3311817v1, whole genome shotgun sequence includes:
- the LOC133063257 gene encoding collagen alpha-1(I) chain-like: MPRGWVGAGAEAKLPQEPLVQLLTAPAPATPQLAPQTSAGGTVLTRRDRTGPGPDCPVFPPPHHHPSWSVSTAGFWSLRPESSGPGRGGVHLLCVLPQGPVGSRPWPCGLPPSVSRNRDFLRPPRSRQRSPNASCQPAQAVGKPHVKRAFLGHDPEGAEQNFKASCGEASPRTPPGKPSRAPGWMRQRTGAWARLTAAPWSEVSSSCDSGPRGEPSSGYCAKRKVGRPHVPAPSAPCPSSRAPALVHQPLKADPGPGGPTSSGRESLSQLPGYGAMPQNGAGGVPGVSGCPAPCPLGPQQETQGTPSPQPLAKASVGHRLSSGAPAPPEMGIQEWGSPERRWSCCELRDMPRAGPNPWATAAHDQPPQRWLPYPQSRSNLPANVEQSWHHLWKVPSGQGAPSLGPSGLQDQGTEQREPLPSLRLPSSGRVGGGHEKAPGLLPAFQPRPPPPASVVDRWRWCPGAGGGSALADPLPLAPRTGRSAPRPVPLAACQLPGTPVECCSAHLMEGETEVPGAGIEPVADGADTGLLTLEATSDHARLRRCRALTGHTHGTYYVPEQSSCWRLSKTGGSSHRQDVGSATCQDGKLGERPPAPGPTATQSVVAAACSSHPTRRPFPPAPSCQPPGGTCRE; encoded by the exons ATGCCTcggggctgggtgggggcgggAGCGGAGGCCAAGCTCCCCCAGGAGCCGCTGGTCCAGCTGCTGACGGCCCCTGCGCCCGCCACCCCTCAGCTCGCCCCCCAGACATCTGCA GGCGGCACAGTGCTGACCCGCCGCGATCG CACAGGGCCGGGCCCCGACTGCCCCgtcttccctcctccccatcaCCATCCTTCTTGGTCTGTGTCCACTGCTGGGTTTTGGTCCCTGCGGCCAGAGTCCTCCGGCCCCGGCAGGGGTGGGGTGCACCTGCTGTGCGTCCTCCCACAGGGCCCCGTGGGGAGCCGGCCCTGGCCATGCGGCCTCCCGCCGAGTGTCAGCAGGAACCGCGACTTCCTCCGACCCCCCAGGAGCCGCCAGCGCTCTCCGAACGCCAGCTGCCAGCCCGCCCAGGCCGTGGGCAAGCCGCATGTGAAGAGGGCTTTTCTGGGCCACGACCCCGAAGGGGCAGAACAGAATTTCAAAGCGAGCTGCGGGGAAGCCTCACCCCGCACCCCTCCTGGGAAGCCGTCCCGGGCGCCTGGATGGATGAGGCAGCGAACGGGTGCGTGG GCACGTCTCACAGCTGCTCCCTGGAGTGAGGTGAGCTCGTCCTGCGACTCCGGCCCCAGAGGCGAGCCGTCCTCCGGCTACTGTGCGAAGCGGAAAGTGGGGAGACCGCATGTCCCCGCCCCGAGTGCACCCTGCCCCAGCAGCAGGGCGCCCGCCCTCGTCCACCAG CCCCTGAAGGCAGATCCTGGGCCAGGCGGCCCCACCAGCAGCGGTCGAGAGAGTCTGAGTCAG CTTCCAGGCTATGGGGCCATGCCTCAGAACGGTGCTGGAGGGGTTCCCGGGGTCTCGGGGTGCCCGGCACCCTGCCCACTGGGGCcacagcaggagacccagggcaccccttccccccagcccctggccaagGCCTCTGTCGGTCACAGACTCAGCTCTGGGGCCCCAGCACCCCCTGAAATGGGAATTCAGGAGTGGGGTTCCCCAGAGCGGCGTTGGTCCTGCTGTGAGCTCCGGGACATGCCCCGAGCAGGTCCTAACCCCTGGGCCACTGCTGCCCACGATCAGCCACCCCAGCGCTGGCTTCCGTACCCACAAAGCAGGAGTAACCTTCCTGCTAACGTGGAGCAAAGCTGGCACCATCTCTGGAAAGTGCCTTCTGGGCAGGGAGCCCCCAGCCTGGGACCCAGCGGGCTCCAGGACCAGGGAACAGAGCAGAGGGAGCCCCTCCCGAGCCTCAGGCTCCCCAGctctgggagggtggggggcgggcatgAGAAAGCGCCAGGACTCCTCCCGGCGTTCCAGcccagacccccacccccagccagcgTGGTAGACCGATGGCGCTGGTGTCCTGGCGCGGGGGGCGGCTCGGCCCTGGCGGATCCCCTTCCTCTGGCTCCCAGGACGGGGCGCTCCGCCCCGCGCCCTGTGCCGCTGGCTGCCTGCCAGCTCCCTGGCACGCCT gtggaGTGCTGTTCTGCCCACTTGATGGAGGGGGAAACCGAGGTTCCAGGAGCTGGGATAGAGCCTGTGGCTGATGGAGCAGACACAGGCCTGCTGACTTTGGAGGCCACGTCTGACCACGCCAGGCTGCGCAGATGCAGGGCACTGACG GGGCACACACacggcacctactatgtgcctgagCAGAGCTCGTGCTGGAGACTGTCTAAGACAGGAGGCAGCAGCCACAGACAGGATGTGGGCAGTGCCACGTGCCAGG ATGGGAAGCTGGGGGAGAGGCCCCCGGCTCCAGGGCCCACGGCCACTCAGTCGGTGGTGGCAGCTGCCTGCAGTTCCCACCCAACCCGGAGACCCTTCCCGCCAGCTCCCAGCTGCCAGCCCCCAGGTGGGACCTGCCGGGAATGA